Within Tenebrio molitor chromosome 3, icTenMoli1.1, whole genome shotgun sequence, the genomic segment ctttgcaatgttttacattaaaaatacaataacttaacgattcttattctcgaagcaaatatctaagaaCACGCtttgttgaaaacaaacatgttcaattaagTCCCAATTatgtaaacataaataaatgtcattcgtgtcaaacggcgggaaattcaaactttgcactgttctaaacggttgaatttttccaacgcctactcagcccaggatttcatttgaacacgcgACACATTGAAAAGTACCAGAACAGCTTTGTCAATAATCAGTGTGACAACTTGACGAAACTTTGATAGTTCGAATGTTTTTGGAATTCACTACACCTTATAAACGCGCCTAGTTATTTttcctggtagtgccaacttaacgacaagtccccaatccacatctataacgttccgactatagtaaaaaatataaattattatttttgtttttacttttttggaAGATATCGCGCTCCATTTTCGAAAGGTGAGAAGTTGTTAGGATTTGGTGTGTGGCGTTTGGTGTTTGGGAAATAGGGCAGGGCAGGGGTTGGGCGGCTGTCCGGGGCCCATATGGGGAATCTGGGACAGATGGTAGCCAGACTCACTGATCTACCTCAATTCGGATGACATCGGTGACCCGACATTACAGATAATGACGGTGATAAGGTTCACAACAAACAGCGCGGCCTGACCCATTTTCCGCCCATGAGTGGGAATTTATCGAGTTTGTGATGGTTCGAGAACGTGAATGAGTGATCAGATAAATAGGGAAATGCGACAGTATTGCGACATTTCGGAGTAATATTTATATTGCAATGTTACGTGAGCGTTCTGTGTAAACGGAAATGTGAAGCAGTGGCGTAGGTggttgtttaaaatttagaaaagggTTGTTCTTGGCAAGGAtgcgttttaaaatgtttctaaaatgATGGGACCATTTTGGAGGGACAAActgtgcaaaataaaaaatattatatgtatattgtttatattttaattggaGCTGGGGTTGGGCGATAGTAAGATAGTAAACTGTGATTTTGCACTATCCTCTTCTTCTCGTCCACTACAAATTCTTCTTTCtcttaaaatgtatttttttaaatcttgatCTGCTtcagaaataataatttttcaaaaatcgaaTGAATTTTCTATTGGGAAGTTTACACGCACCAGTGCGGCGAGTGTGTAATCCCACGCAGGAATAAAGTGCAGTCTACAGGTGTCCCTAAAATGcacggcaaaattttaatttgcgaAGGAAATATGCTCTAAAACAAGCAAACCACATTGGTGTTgtccattttataaaatatgatatacagggtgtatatttaaaatgtgccgaaattttacttaCGAGCTTGTggaacaacgtagaaaactaaaagcaatgaaaaaaaagtgtagctcaaaaattaaatgtcattttattttttgacatagaattttttaaatattttttccgagttctacatgaagcctagtaggtcgtggttaaaattttgccgcgCATTTCAGGGACACCTTGTATATACGCAAATTGCATACCTAATTTGTTGCAACATTATTATCTCcgtaaaataaatgtatttgtcATCGTCCTGAATTTCTTCAGAGAAATTCTTTGGTTTCTTCTTCTTATCTGGAACAGTAATCTCTTCTAAATAGATCTGTGGGAGAGTACCTGTAGACCAAATTCGGCTAATCTTCAGAGGAATTCTTTAGTTGATTCTTCAGCCTCCTCAACACACCTTCACCCTTTCAAAGACCCTTCTTCAAATATGGCAAACTCTGACAGTAGAACGTGGTAGTGGTGGAATACTCCTTGACCAACTCCACCTGCCACTTCTATTTTACTCTTCATCTTACTGCACCGCCACAACCCGGTGCAATATTATTTCTTGTCTTGTTCTTCTAGATGTCGATTCTTTCTTCAATTTCCATACTTTCTTCTCCCCAAATCACCTTAGAACCTGTTCATTGATCTagattttcttcattttctttctTCTCCTTCTGACTCTCCAACTCTTTGCCCTTCAAGAAATTCCCCTTtcaagctccgccgtgatatCAGTCCCCGACCCGCCCCAGCCAAAGCACCCGCGTGACTTTTTCCGCCATCTGATCCCACCCCCACGCACACCGCCGCATTATTGTGCAATTTGAAGCGAATTTAAAAACCGCGACGTGACTTCGAGATTGTTCCGAGCCCGGATAATGAGGAAACGAGTGTCAGACCAACAACTGGGAGTAAACAATTCACGTCTATTCCATATTCGTAATCCAATAAAGAATTCCTCGTGTGCACGGCGTGGAGTGAACAATGGCCCCCGTACAATGCATTCGCTCCGTGCAAGAGCAAATCGGCGTTAAACTGACCATTAAAAAGCTGGTTAAAGCTGGTTTCGCTGCAAACGTCTCCCTCGACAATCGGAGCTTTTAACTAGGTGGTCAACCCGACGGATTGGGTGAAGCTGTAATGGGCGATTAACCGCTTGGCAGGATTAAAATTAGACCCGGCTGGAAATAGGAGGCTATTAATAAGATTTggattgtcattatgattgtgGCAATGAATTGGAAAATTGGGTGCAAACGCGCGCCCGACTCGTTAGTGTCGTGTGACGACGCGCACCATCTTGTCGTCCTGGGAATTTTAATACACTAATCGCTTCCGTCTGcacaaaagaaaacaaataacGAACCCGTCTGGTCTTTGTTACACGGATCAAATAACATGCTAATCACGTCCTTTAATGGCTTCTCtttatattttacataatttaatatttatcatGGGGGTGACATCTCACTTAAATGGCGTTACACTGATGGCCACATGCCACGCAAGCTGAAGACAAAGTGACCACACATCATCTGAGAGATGGTGGAAATTTATTGTGGCCCATATCCCTTGTTCGATTAATCTTCGAGCGTGACACTATATGGGATGTAAATGATCGAAGCCGCACCTGTTCTTCCGTTGTGCCCACAAATCGGACCATTTTAATTAGGTACAAAACACCACCGCCCTACCATGACGtatattttaaatgtaataacatttcCGGTGCGAGTGAATATAAAACAGTTAATTTTTCCACACCAATTTACATATGAATTTTTACCGTACTCTCTGATTTGTCGATAAAAAACATGAACGAGCCGCGACTGTGCCAATCTACGAGGTGGATCGCTGAAGAGTCTCCACAGTATCCGAATTCTCACGTCTGAAATCGCTCAAAAAATTCTATCCTGAGAGGAGGTTAGATAACAGTGGGTTGcataaaatttggttaaaattaatctgATGCCCTCGAGTCTGTTTCCGAATTGTAAGAGGTGAATCTGAAaccataaaaataattaccaCCAAAGAAAGAGAAAGTATCGCGCGTTCAGCGTTGGAAAAactaaaccgtttagaacagtgtaaagtttgaatttcccgccgtttgaaacgaatgacatttgtttatgtttaatcgagAGATAATTGaagatgtttgttttcagaaaAGGGTGCCGTTAGATATTTGcatcgagaataggaatcgttaagttattctatttttaatgtgaaacattgcaaagaaagaaaaaacaaagaaagtttttttggctctaaattttaggttagctgtcaacatgctccaattattaatctacgctttaaaaaaacacaacaattgacggtttccaacgccttcccagccctgcccaggatttcatttgaacgcgcgatagaaTACAATAATCTACCAGTTCTTTCTTCTTAATGTTCTTCAGGGGGAAAATATGTGTGTTGATACTTTGCAAAAGATGAACAGTTTACCAGAGCAACTGTTGATTTTCAGTCTTGAGAGGCAGAGGAGTGCAAGGATCTACCAGTTTCTTCTTCTCGATTTTCTTCAGCGGCAACAGAATGTACTTTCCTTGCTTCCTTCTTCTCGCGTCTATCTTGCGAAAGTAGATGGTGATGTAGACGTTGTTGAACTGAATGTCGCTCAGATACTTGTCCAGATAAGTTTGAGCGTTGAGGATGATCCTCAAGAAAACAAAAGCCAGGATTCGTTTCAGCACGACCAACAGTTTGTGCAAGATCGACCTTTTGGCGTTGACCAAATGAAGAATAGCCTTGGGGGTGTCGTAACTGTCGCGGATGTCGATCAgttgtttgatttttccaattttgtaCTGGAGGCGGACATTTTTGAAGTTTTCCGAAAACTGTCCGCGAGATTATTTCAAGTAGACGTAACCATCACCGAAACCTGGGTCTATGTCTTTGGAAGGGTCACATCTACTAGTCCCTCCCAGAGCTTGCGCTATGTTGCACACGAAATCTAGCTTCATGGGCCAGCACAACAACCAAGCGGCAATCCAAGTGACAGCGTCGTAACACTTGTCGTAAGCTGTTTTGAACATGTCTCTACAGTTGTTGGCCGCTCTCGTGAACTGGTCCTCGCACCTCAACTCGATCTTCTTCGAGTACATCTTCTCTAATTTCTCGGTTTCGCTCTTCTCCCATTTTCCTTCGTACTTTGCGATAATATCTTTGCTCCTCGAGGAATCTCCAGTCTTGGCGTCCATATAGTCATTCTCTTCTTTCAGTTTTCGCATTTCCGTTTCATCCTCGACTTCTCCAACCACAGGTGCCGAAACGTCCCTAATGGACCTCATCGTGTCCTTCACTTCGTTCACATCTGCCTTCATCCCGAAGAGAGCCTCCGAGAAAGGCTTGAACATCAACTCGAACCTCGTCTTGGTCAAATTGAAAGTGAGCGAGGTGGTGCAAGCAAACACCCTCACCACTTCTTTGCCGTTGCTTGTGATGTTCTCCACCGGACCGGAGAGAATGAAGGCCAGAACGAAAGTCTTGATCACCCCGCGGCCCACTTTACCACCAAAACTGTGCAAGGTTAAGAGAAACATTTCCATGATTATGGAGACTCCTTTGGTGAAGTTCAAGTCGATCAAGATAAAGTAGTAACAGAACGCCGAAAGAGATCTTCAAGACGCGGTGCTCGTGTGGTGGGAGAAGAAAGCCTTGTAGCAGAAGTACAGTCTCATTGCTGTTAGATTGGactgtcaaagtgacagcacCTCTTTCAACTCTCCTTGTCGGGGTACTGGTGACGGTTCCTAAGATGCTTTGGCTGATCTGCTCTGCTTACTTCTTCAGAACACCTTTCGCACTCCACTGCTCTGTCGActttttcagaaaattattttctttgacattCTCCTGAATATCAttctttttgatatttttctcGATCCATTAAGATCCCTGGAGCAAAATTTCTGCTTCTGCAGttgtttcttctttcttctttcCCTCTTTTGAAGATTCTATTTCAGTCATTGAACAAGGTACCACCtactgtttttttcttttttcttctattCTGACAATATTTCTgtgtttcctttttttctatAGTATTTGGAGTACTGGCTTTTAACTACTTCATCTTAACTTCTTTTACTACAAACTTTgcaaactttgtttttttctgttttcttattttccaGTCCTCCATAATGcttctcaaaaaattaaatttcttgcTAATTCAGAAGGAAGATGTGCATTAAGGTGTTCAATAAATTACTCCagagattttcaaaaatttatttcgccATACATaaacattataaaaaaaatgttacgatCGAAAACTTAAGTTTTAATAACTGAGACGAGTAGTAAAGATTCTTGAAAGAATTTTCTTATCACAATAATTGAAGCTTCCTTcggttaattttaatatttactaAAATATGCACAATTCCAGAAAGAATTAAACATCTTCGTACCCAgcgtagaaaaatattttcgaaattttagtGACCGTTgtagattttccaaaaaaaatccaaacagTTTGTTTTTGTACGACGCAATTTGCGCCCTCCACCCTGTACATCGTGGTGTTGTGTAAGACCGCACGAATCGATTTCccattaaatgttaaaaacgccAAGGCCGTGTAAACCCGAAACTTTTCATTATCCAAACTGGGTCGCAGCGTTTATCCGTTGAAAAGCCCAACTGGCGCCCATTTCCCGTCAAAATCTTTTCGTCAGCGCTTCATAAATCGCTTAAGAAAATATCCCCTTTGTATATTTATCCGGGCGGAAGAATTTATTTTCGCCGAGCAACTGGTGTGGACCTTCGGACGTGCATCCTGCGAGGGTAATAAACCTGCTTGCTTCCTGCACCGCCTTCGGAATCTTGATGCGGTGTAACTCTAAGTGTCGGAATATCGACGTCCGAATCGATACTCCTCCAAGGCGCATGTGTGCGCTCCACCATCGAAGGATCAAAACTGACTTCCTGCGACGCTCGCGACGCTGAATGAATAGACGGCTTGGCGCGTACGGTGTTGTGGTGCGGCGTCCTTTCAAGAAGGTCGAGTGAACACAAGTGTCCTTGTGATGTTTTAATTGAGATGTGAACAGGAGAACCAGTTGCGCCAGGAAAAATGGTAAGAGCGCGCGGCGCCGCCgaccaaaacaaaacaatttatttcgaGAGTGTAGGGGGCATCGACCATCGCCGCCGATTGATTCGGGCTATTTTGGCCTAGGTGTGGCCTCTTGGAGGCTCCGGAGGCCACGCGCCCCCGGAGGAATGCCATTTGTCTTCGACTATTCGTTATCGATTCGGCTTGTTGTGTAACCGCTGTCAAACGTCGAAAAGGATTTTCTTGGGGCGATTCTCCCGATTCGTGTACTCAGCCGATAAGGACGCACGcctcatttattttgatttaagcACCTGTCGGGACGCCGCCTCCGGAGGGAATTTCTCATTTCCACTCTTATCGGGGGAACTTCACGAATCGCTGCCTCCCAGTGGCGCGCGAACCTCCCGCACACTCAAAACCCTTCCGCATCCACCGGAATTCGTCGCAATGACAACAACTCTCCAACGCACTTTTGTCAATCAAAACAAACCATCACCAATTACTCCACTCGAATCGATAAGCACTTATTTGACAAACAACCGGAAAATAATCACCGGACGCGGAAACAAACTCCcgaaaaaatacacaaataaATTCCCACTCAAAGGGGAAAACTCCACAGGTTTGCTTTTACAGTTCTTCGTTTTGGCTCGCctgtaaaaaattcaagctCTGTCTGTCAACAATTCACCGAGGTGCGGAAAAGAACTGTCCACTTGGGAGCCTTGAAGCAGTATTTTTTGGCGCCCAGGCCCCGCTTTATACCCCATAAAGTCTATTTCCGACCCGTACACAAGTCGCCGCCGCTCCGTTGTACAATTTAACAAAGACAAATAAACCGGGAGCGCAATTAAAGCTCGTCTGTCTTCGTTACCGCGGCGATAACTCTTCTTTTTGGTTTGGTGGTGGAGCGCTCCATTTACTTAATCGATTCATAATTCCCCAAACGTGAAATAGATTGTTTCCCTTGCTTCCGCGTCTTCCATCATCCGCTTAATTAAGTTCGCTTTGTTTCAGAGGACTTTGAGGCGCTTTACCACAGAACCCACCACTGCCACGAGGTAAACGCGACATGTCTTCGTCCTCCCGGAGCACGCCCAACATTTACGAGAACAACAATGACGTAAAACTGGCTAACGGAAAGATGACGGACACGAGGACCACGAACTCGCCGCAGCCCACGCCCAGTCCTAAGACGTCGTCGCCGAGGCCGTCCAAGCCGACCAAGTGTTGCAGTTGTTTGCACCTGAACAACTTGTGGTCTTTGTGGTACGGCATCTTCGGGACAGCCTTGCAGGCCTACACTGCGATCAAGTGCGTCAAGAGGATTCTAGGGTATTCGCTGCTGTCGTGGCCTGAAAACTTGTCGGTTCCATATTTGGAACTCAACTGCAGTCTGGGACTCACGGGGGCGGCTATCCTGCTCCTTCCCGTGTTCCTCGTAGCCACCCTCTTCAAGGTACTTTCCCATATCGCGCAAACCAGTTTTCTGCAAACCACTCTTCCAGATCGGGAACTTGGCCAACGACGGGTTCAAGCTCGGGCGCCAGTTGAGCACCTGCAGCAGAGAACCCGCCTCCGAGATCCTGACCAATCACGGAAGCTGCAGACTCTTCCGCCACGGAGGCCCCACCGCCCCATTCGTCCATTTGGTCATAGCTTTCTGCCTGCTCGTCCCCAAGCTCCTGATGGAGGCTCGCCTCATCGAAGCAGGCTTCCTCTCGCAAGGTACTCCCCCAAATCGAGTCTCCCCCCCCCCCCATCACTCATGGTCTCTTCCAGATTGGTTGTGGCGCACCGATTTGGACTTCATGGGCTTGCACAAAGACCGAATGGTGATTTTGAGTTTCATGACGGCCAACAACTCCACCAACATTGCTTCGATCGCGCAGGTGAAGAGATCGGCGATCACCACACCCTCGCCTCTGACCCCTCTGCCCTTCACCAGCAACTCGGTGGTGACCAATACGGTGATCAAGACGCTGAAAGACTTCATCGGTCACGAGAACCACACCAGTTACGAACACAGGAATATCGGTGAGTTGGTGCGAGTTGTCTTGACGAGTCTATCGATTGTTTGTAGAGACCGGATGGGGGAGTTCGGTCAGCGTGGAGTACATGAATCTAGCAATTGCTCTCATGGTCTACTCGATAAGGTACCCGGCGCTGTTCTGGTCGACCAACAAGTGTCTGGGTACCATTTTCTCCTTCCAACTGCTCATCAACGGCTTACACACGCTTTTGGCCTACGCCGGGATGTCCATCCTCTACAAGGTACCCTCCAAATCCTCCCAATCGACAATTCTTGACACGCGAGACTTGCAGGTACAAATCGTCGGTGGTTGGAAGTCTCTACCTTTGCTCAAACACGAACCCAGTACCTTGTTTACCTTCAGCAAGATGTCGCCGTTTTTGCTTAACCCACAAGTTACTCTAGCACTCTATATGATGTCTACTCTTCTGATCTTGTCGTCCAGTCTAGTTTTGTACCTCTACGGTCACACCAGGTGAGTCCTCGCTTACAAATGCGACTTTCCAGTGACACTTGATCTCGCAGGTTCAACGCGTTTTTGAACCAAGAACGCGAACGAAAAGTAATCATGCTGAAAGAGGGGACCAGCAACAAGTGGAGCTACTTCACTCATTGCGCAGCGCTGTGCGTCTTGGTGTCCGTCGGAATCTGCAACGCTCCGCTCCTCCACGACTATACCGTCCTTTACAAGGGGAGCTTGGACGACACCACTCTGGCTTGCATCGTCGGCGGCATCCTCCACCTCTTCTTCTGGATCGTGATCTGGTTGTTTTTGACCATCAAGCAGACCTGGATCTTCAAACTGAGAGTCACGGTACGTCGGTAATCAATCGAAGAGATCTTGCGGTACCCTCGGTGTTCTGTTGGTCCAGGTGGGGAGAGCGACTGTGAGGCAGGCGCGCTCTTTGAAGCTGGTGACCGACATAGATCTGATGTCGTCGAGAGTCGACGACCTGTCGCACCAACCTCTGTTGATTGTGGGCAACGGCCGCACTTACAACATCGCCGAAACATCGCCCAAGAAGGCCATCATGAGCGTAATCCAGAAAGCCACGATGAACAAGAAGGCTTCGAATGGGTCGGTTTCGAATCAGGATGACGAAGAGGAACAGATCTATTGGCTGAGACCTGCTTTGGTCAGCCCCCAGTCCTCCCCAGACGAAGCCAAGCAGCTGTGCTGGTTCAAGAACAAGCCGAAGCACAAAGTCACCTTCAACGAAACAACTAGTACGTCTGTTAATCGGTAACGCGGCCTTCTTCTTAATTGGTGTTGTGGTTTTTTTGCTTACTCACTCTATTAGTTGCTTGCTTTTCTTCTCGTGACCGTCTCGCTGCGGTGTCAGAGGCTGAAAGGGCCTATCTTTTCCAGTAATAAAAACGGTGGCGTTCGAGGAAGACGTTTAACGACGATGGACGAGGACGACGGGGACTACGCCACGCTGAGGGAACTGCCGCTTCCGCCTCCCATGAGGAGACCGGAAAACCGGGAGGACACCGTCAGCGAGGAGGGCAAGGTAAGGGCTTGATTAACAACACTGGGGAGTTTCCATCATCCATCATTGCTTTAGCTTCTGGCTTGCGTTCAAGACGAACACGTAACATACGCTAGTAACAATCAGGATCTAATCCCTCCTGTAGATTACGAGGACCCCAGTCCTCTACTAACACCAGAACCATTGTACGCACAAAAAACACCCGCATCTGTCATTGTTCATAATCATGAGACGCAGGTAAGATGGCGTCCGGCGGCGCAAGTGTAGCAATTGTGTAACACGACTTGCAGCACGTTAGGACCCCAGTTCTTCAGCACGTGTTATACAAGTGCTACTTTTGCGGAACGCGACGACCTGCTGACCGCCCCGTTTGCAGAACCCCACGGGTCAAACTCCTCGATGTTTGAGGAGGGCCGATTCGGGCATGCCCCACGAAGAGCTCACCCCCCGCTCCGACACCCTCAGCACCGAGAGCTCCTCCTCCCCGCCCGAGCCCCCCGGCAGCAACCACAGCGAGACCTCCAGCGGGGTCCACTCTAACGACAGCGCCGACCACAAGAGCACCCGCCGCGCCACCAGCGTGGTGGATCTAGTCCAGAACCGCGAGGAGATCCAGTGGAAGTCGTGCTCGTTGCAGAGGAACACCCCCAACCCCGCCAGCACCAGCCCGCCCCCCTTCGTCCCCAAACCCGACCCTGGGGTGATCCTCGAGAACCCCGCCGAGAGCACCGTCGTCATCAGGCGGAAGGTGTCGAGGCCCATCGCGGTGGACGTGGTGCAAGGGGTCGGCGTGAAGGACGAGCCGTTCGGTCGCGCCACCAACATGCGGATGACCTCGTTCATGGAGAAGAACGACCTGGGGAGCATCCAGGCCTCGTCGGCGACGCTGCCGCACTTCCCCACGCAGCCGGTCCAGAGCGTGTACGCTCACTGCTCGACGATGCCGCTGCCCCAGCACACCAACCTGCCCAACGCGCAGAGTCTGGCGGGAGGCAACAGCTGTAATGTGTACCCCCGCCAGCACACCACCCTGCCCACCCACCACAACGGGGTCAAGCTGTTCCATCCGCAGAACCCCTACGTGACGAGGTTCAAGTGCAAGCAGGCTGAGCCAATCAAAACTAATGTCCACGAGCCGATTTACACGGGGGTGAACAAATCCGGCGATATGTACCACTATAACTCTTAAATGTTCGGGGGGCTCCCCGGTTGAGGACCACGTGCATTTACTTCTCATATATATCACTTGTTCATATCGTACCACCTCTTATCATCACTACTGCAACAATAAACAAAGGAAAATACACAATAATTTAGCGTTAGGTTTTATATGGAGAAGTATACACATGGTAGTTAGgattaaattttgtatataTACAATATCCTAGTTAActaaatcataattttatattgaTTGGTAGagtcgtttttttaaattatttcttacTAAGTGAATGTGGTCAGGTCAGGTTCTAGTCACTAGTCGTTATACGAGACggagaattattttatttatcagcTTTTTAATGTAAGTTTAACATGTTCGTGCCCCCCAATAGACCCAACTGTGTAACAATAACGTTATATTatacaaaatgtcaaatcAATAAACGCATTACACTCTTCGTGCCATTTTATTTCAACCAACGACAAAACTGACACGTTCTTACCTGTCTCGCAGCCCCAAGAGAGACATGCGCACTTTACACAACACTCTAACCCCAAAATCTAATTGAGGTTAGGTGAATATGTCATCGTATAAAGTAAACAGGTGACGACATTATCGACACCTAACCTCACTTATTGCATTGTTGAAAATAATCGATTTAATTACTTAATTGATCGTTCTTCGTCGGTCAATCCAACAAAATATTCGCTTGCGGTCCACACAGCTTCACAAAACTGCGAATCTGTGACGACTCGGGGCTGCTGATGCTCCCTCATGTCGACAAAAAACTTCCCAGAAGCATCCCCTATTTCTTTCGCTGCCGACAAGAACACGCTGCTTTGGGCCCCCATCTCGGCACCCTAAAACAACCCGTTGTACCAAATTCCATCCCAATTGGCCACCCTACTTGTACGAAAAACCCGACAGGTTTTGCCAACAACTGGTTCTTCCAGAGAAACGTAGTGGCGGTCATCCCCGGGTGCAGAGAATTGCAAGTGACTCTGCATTGCTTCAGTTTCTTTGCAAACCCGTTGGCGGTTATGATGTTGCACAATTTGGAATTGTAGTAGACCAGGAGGGAGGACAAGCCGTCCGCGAAGCTGACATCGGGGTTGTTGATATTGGCGAGGGTGAGTCGGTGGAAGAAGGCGCCGATGGAACTCACGAAAATCACGCGACTGGGGGCCGACTTTGCTAGCAAGTCTGGGCGGGGGTTAGGTGAAGTGGAGTGTTTTGGAGGGAGTACCTGACAGGAGGTGAGTCAAGAGGAATGGGGCGAAGTGGTTGACTTGCATCGTCGCTTGCAAACCGTCGACGGTGCGCTCTTTGCCCAAGCAGAACACCCCCACGTTGTTGATCAAGACGTCGAGGCGCTCCTCTTCCTCTTTTATTTCTTTGGCGAAGCATCTGACGCAGGTTAGAGACGTGAAATCTACATGCTTGGTGACGACGTTACAGTTGTTGGTGGCCTTGACTATTTTGTCTCTCGAGTTTGTCAAGTCTTGCTTGTCCGCCATTATGATTTTTG encodes:
- the tinc gene encoding protein tincar isoform X1; translation: MSSSSRSTPNIYENNNDVKLANGKMTDTRTTNSPQPTPSPKTSSPRPSKPTKCCSCLHLNNLWSLWYGIFGTALQAYTAIKCVKRILGYSLLSWPENLSVPYLELNCSLGLTGAAILLLPVFLVATLFKIGNLANDGFKLGRQLSTCSREPASEILTNHGSCRLFRHGGPTAPFVHLVIAFCLLVPKLLMEARLIEAGFLSQDWLWRTDLDFMGLHKDRMVILSFMTANNSTNIASIAQVKRSAITTPSPLTPLPFTSNSVVTNTVIKTLKDFIGHENHTSYEHRNIETGWGSSVSVEYMNLAIALMVYSIRYPALFWSTNKCLGTIFSFQLLINGLHTLLAYAGMSILYKVQIVGGWKSLPLLKHEPSTLFTFSKMSPFLLNPQVTLALYMMSTLLILSSSLVLYLYGHTRFNAFLNQERERKVIMLKEGTSNKWSYFTHCAALCVLVSVGICNAPLLHDYTVLYKGSLDDTTLACIVGGILHLFFWIVIWLFLTIKQTWIFKLRVTVGRATVRQARSLKLVTDIDLMSSRVDDLSHQPLLIVGNGRTYNIAETSPKKAIMSVIQKATMNKKASNGSVSNQDDEEEQIYWLRPALVSPQSSPDEAKQLCWFKNKPKHKVTFNETTSTSVNRNKNGGVRGRRLTTMDEDDGDYATLRELPLPPPMRRPENREDTVSEEGKLLACVQDEHVTYASNNQDLIPPVDYEDPSPLLTPEPLYAQKTPASVIVHNHETQNPTGQTPRCLRRADSGMPHEELTPRSDTLSTESSSSPPEPPGSNHSETSSGVHSNDSADHKSTRRATSVVDLVQNREEIQWKSCSLQRNTPNPASTSPPPFVPKPDPGVILENPAESTVVIRRKVSRPIAVDVVQGVGVKDEPFGRATNMRMTSFMEKNDLGSIQASSATLPHFPTQPVQSVYAHCSTMPLPQHTNLPNAQSLAGGNSCNVYPRQHTTLPTHHNGVKLFHPQNPYVTRFKCKQAEPIKTNVHEPIYTGVNKSGDMYHYNS
- the tinc gene encoding protein tincar isoform X2; its protein translation is MSSSSRSTPNIYENNNDVKLANGKMTDTRTTNSPQPTPSPKTSSPRPSKPTKCCSCLHLNNLWSLWYGIFGTALQAYTAIKCVKRILGYSLLSWPENLSVPYLELNCSLGLTGAAILLLPVFLVATLFKIGNLANDGFKLGRQLSTCSREPASEILTNHGSCRLFRHGGPTAPFVHLVIAFCLLVPKLLMEARLIEAGFLSQDWLWRTDLDFMGLHKDRMVILSFMTANNSTNIASIAQVKRSAITTPSPLTPLPFTSNSVVTNTVIKTLKDFIGHENHTSYEHRNIETGWGSSVSVEYMNLAIALMVYSIRYPALFWSTNKCLGTIFSFQLLINGLHTLLAYAGMSILYKVQIVGGWKSLPLLKHEPSTLFTFSKMSPFLLNPQVTLALYMMSTLLILSSSLVLYLYGHTRFNAFLNQERERKVIMLKEGTSNKWSYFTHCAALCVLVSVGICNAPLLHDYTVLYKGSLDDTTLACIVGGILHLFFWIVIWLFLTIKQTWIFKLRVTVGRATVRQARSLKLVTDIDLMSSRVDDLSHQPLLIVGNGRTYNIAETSPKKAIMSVIQKATMNKKASNGSVSNQDDEEEQIYWLRPALVSPQSSPDEAKQLCWFKNKPKHKVTFNETTSTSVNRNKNGGVRGRRLTTMDEDDGDYATLRELPLPPPMRRPENREDTVSEEGKNPTGQTPRCLRRADSGMPHEELTPRSDTLSTESSSSPPEPPGSNHSETSSGVHSNDSADHKSTRRATSVVDLVQNREEIQWKSCSLQRNTPNPASTSPPPFVPKPDPGVILENPAESTVVIRRKVSRPIAVDVVQGVGVKDEPFGRATNMRMTSFMEKNDLGSIQASSATLPHFPTQPVQSVYAHCSTMPLPQHTNLPNAQSLAGGNSCNVYPRQHTTLPTHHNGVKLFHPQNPYVTRFKCKQAEPIKTNVHEPIYTGVNKSGDMYHYNS
- the LOC138125895 gene encoding retinol dehydrogenase 13-like isoform X1, encoding MFADLVRFCRSLSGKTVLITGSNEGIGYQTALILAARDAKIIMADKQDLTNSRDKIVKATNNCNVVTKHVDFTSLTCVRCFAKEIKEEEERLDVLINNVGVFCLGKERTVDGLQATMQVNHFAPFLLTHLLSDLLAKSAPSRVIFVSSIGAFFHRLTLANINNPDVSFADGLSSLLVYYNSKLCNIITANGFAKKLKQCRVTCNSLHPGMTATTFLWKNQLLAKPVGFFVQGAEMGAQSSVFLSAAKEIGDASGKFFVDMREHQQPRVVTDSQFCEAVWTASEYFVGLTDEERSIK
- the LOC138125895 gene encoding retinol dehydrogenase 14-like isoform X2, translating into MADKQDLTNSRDKIVKATNNCNVVTKHVDFTSLTCVRCFAKEIKEEEERLDVLINNVGVFCLGKERTVDGLQATMQVNHFAPFLLTHLLSDLLAKSAPSRVIFVSSIGAFFHRLTLANINNPDVSFADGLSSLLVYYNSKLCNIITANGFAKKLKQCRVTCNSLHPGMTATTFLWKNQLLAKPVGFFVQGAEMGAQSSVFLSAAKEIGDASGKFFVDMREHQQPRVVTDSQFCEAVWTASEYFVGLTDEERSIK